AGTAAGTTGTGTAGATAATACTGATGTAAACATAGCCGGTTGAATAAAATTAATGTAATGTGCAAAAAGCCCACCAGCGAGCCCCGCACATGCAGCACTGTATCCCAAGGAAAGAAGACGTACTTTTAATAAATCTATTCCTCCCATCTCTGCGGCGACTGGATCTTCTCTTACAGCAATCGCATTCCTCCCGTATTTGGACCAAATGAAGTTTTTAGTCAAATAAATAATTATCACTGAGATTATGGCAGCTACCGGGAGAGTAGTGTAATGAGGGATACCGGGAAGACCACGGGCACCTTGTGTTATTGAAAGGTTTTCCAGAATAACCCTCACCGCTTCACCAAAACCTAATGTTGCAATAGCAAAATAATCTCCCCTCAGTTTTGCTCTCAAAGTAGGGATACCAATTATTAAACTTACTAAAGCTGACATTATCATACCTGCTATAAGAGCGATAAAAAAAGGTAAATGATAAAAATAAGTAAGTATAGCTGAAGTATAAGCCCCTATTGCAATAAAAGCAGCATGCCCCAAAGAAAAAAGGCCGGTAAACCCCGTAAAAACGGAAAGCCCTGCTACCGCAACCACTTCAATACAAATTACCGTTATGATTCCCAGTATATACTGCATTAAAAACTCCCCCTTACACCTTTTCTTCTAAATATTTGCCCAAAAGGCCAGCCGGCATAATAATTAGGAAAACAATCACCAATGTAAAGCTGAAGACATCCCGTATTACAGATGAAATATAAACCGAAACAAAGGTCTCCAAAACTCCAAGTATAACTCCACCTATTACCGCACCGGGTAGGCTCCCAAGACCGCCAATAACCGCCGCTATGTACGCCTTATTTGTAATCCAACCCATTGTAGGATATACCATGTATTTCATTCCCATAAACACACCTGCTAGTCCTGCAAAGCAACCAGCCAAAAGAAAAACT
This genomic window from Thermovenabulum gondwanense contains:
- a CDS encoding branched-chain amino acid ABC transporter permease — translated: MQYILGIITVICIEVVAVAGLSVFTGFTGLFSLGHAAFIAIGAYTSAILTYFYHLPFFIALIAGMIMSALVSLIIGIPTLRAKLRGDYFAIATLGFGEAVRVILENLSITQGARGLPGIPHYTTLPVAAIISVIIIYLTKNFIWSKYGRNAIAVREDPVAAEMGGIDLLKVRLLSLGYSAACAGLAGGLFAHYINFIQPAMFTSVLSTQLTAAVVAGGIGSLTGPIFAISIFIAVPEILRVANMWRLVAYGLILILIMIYRPSGIMGYKEFSFEFLRKIRKPESFESGV